Genomic DNA from Candidatus Saganbacteria bacterium:
CGGTGTATTTGAAAAGTTCAAGAACGAATTCCATAAACATTCCGAAGCCGCGGGCAAAGAACAATATCTGATCCCTTACTTCATTTCATCTCATCCAGGATCAACATTGGAACATGCCTTAGAGTTAAGCCTCTTCCTAAAGAAAAATCACATGAAGATAGAGCAAGTGCAAAACTTTCTGCCATCCCCCATGACACCGTCAACATGCATGTATTATACCGGGATCGATCCTTTTACAGGGAAAGCAATCCATGTGCCAAAAGGCGAAGAACGCAGTTTCCAAAAGGCGCTTCTCCAGCCTCATTTGGAAAAGAATAAGAGGCAAGTTATCAAAGCGTTGACCGTCCTTGGAAAAAGGACATTAATCAAGGCTTTACTAAATTAATTATTCGCCCTATTGACAATAAAACCCAAAAGGTAAATAATTGCATCAGTTTAGGATATTATCAGGAGGCTAAAATGAAAAAGATGTTTGGAAATTGGTCTTTGGGTCTTGGAATTTATTTGGCCATTGGGATTTTGATTTTTGGATTTACCGCTCTTGCGGTCGGTTGCGGCCAAACGACTACTTCGGCAACAACAACTACAACCAGTACGACAACAACTTCAACGTCGTCAACATCATCAACCACAACGACAACCACAACAACTACCACGGTTACAATCAGCTCAACTCAAGTTAGCGCCGCGCGAGCAGCTTCTATTTTGGCGAACGGAGGATCATCTGCCGGGACATCAACAGGAACAGTTGGAAATGCTTCAGGAACATCCGTAGCAGTTTCATCTCTTTCAATTTTATCGATTAATTCAATCATGGCTCTTGCAGCCGGCGGCCCGCCAGATTCATTTTTTACACCGCTTCCTGCAGATGGTTATATTTCACCGACAACCGAAAGCCTTGGCGGGAATATGACTCCATATATAAAGTTGATCACAGTGGGCGGAACTACAATAGATGCTGCTTTTTTATCAGGAAAGAAAATTGCTATTATAGGAACGGTCGACGCGAAGAGCATTTTATCTGGAAGTCCAGGATCAATGCCTGCAGGTTTTAATGCTGGATTGATGAGTTTTATGGACAATTTTGAAGGTACAGCCAGTACACAAGAGGCTTATGCCAGCGCAAGCATTTTTCATGCAATAACAACAGAAGCGGAATATCTGTGCTGGGCGTTTATTTTTCCTTCGATGGAGTCCAGCATAATATCTGCAGGGGGGGGGGCGGCCACTAGTATGAACGGAAAACATCTTATAACTCCTGAAGTAACTGCATCCAATAAAATCGGATCAATGGCAGTTAAAATGGTTTTCTCAAAAACAGCGACAGGAGAAATAGTCGTTAATGTTAACACAGCTCCTACCGGCCGGCCGACTAGCGGCACATATTCGGGATCGGGCAAGCTGACCACTGCGGTAGCAACTCTTGATGCTGTAATGAGCATGGTATTTGGCTCGTCGGGGCCGCCAACCAGCGTTACGATCATTGCGACAACCGAAAGTTCACCGGCAATTACAGTTTCCGTCTCAATGAATCCCTCAACCGGAGGTCTGCCTTCCGGATCGCTATTCAACAGCGCTGGCACATTGATCGGAACTCTTGAGGCCACAAGTTCCGGCGGAAGAGTATATATTGGCAATACAAGCGAAGCCTTTAGCTTTTGACATAGTGGAAAGAAAGCAATGACGATGACGATTATGTTTATGCCCGGAGCATGCGCTGCAAGGTTTTATTCCGCAATAGGTCTTCGCAACGCCGAAAGTCATAGGCCCCATCTCGACATCATTAAAACCCGAATCGCGCATCATTCCCATGAATATCTGTGGGCTCGGGAATGCATCAATGGAATCAATTAGATATTTATAAGGCTGATGTTTCGATAAGAATAGGCCTAGGAATGGGACAAGAAGCTTAGTTAATAACAAATATCCCAAAAGAAAAAAGACGTTGTCAGGTTTTGACAGTTCCAATATGACAACGCGCCCGCCCGGCTTTAACACACGAAACCATTCTTTTAGGGCCCCTATCCTGTCATCGATGTTTCTAATTACAAATCCGCTTATGACCCCATCTACTGACCCCGATCCATTTGGCAATGTTAATGCATCTCCATGAACTAATGTAACTAAAGATGAAAGTTTTGCATCCGCAATTTTCGATTTTCCGATAACAAGCATGTTCATGGAGTGGTCTACACCCAAAACTTTGCCGGACTTATTTTTAAATCGCCCGGCAATTTCGATCGACAAGTCGGCCGTTCCGCACCCTGCATCAACATACGATCCGCCATCTTTTATTCGCAGGAGATCGACAGCTTGCTCCCTCCAATATTTATCGCGGCCGAAAGATAGCAACTTATTTAAAAGATCGTATCGTTTGGATATCTTGTCAAACATAGATATATTGCTCGCAGGCCGCATCAAGGCTTTATTGTGATTATTCATAAACTTCCACAATCTGATAATTGGAATCTCTTTTTGCAGGAGTAAAGCCGCTTTTTCTTATCAAAGTTTTTACCCGATCTTCGGTCGTTTTTCGCTCATGCCCGGCAGTTTTTAAAACACTTTCTTCAACCAATACGCCGCCAAAATCATCGGCACCCGATATCAGGCCCAAACACCCGGCATTTTCGCTTTCAGAGAACCAAGAAGATTGAATATGGTCAAAGTTATCGAGGATCAAACGAGATGCCGCGACCAATCGCACATAAAAAGCAGGATGAGCTTGGTTTTTAACCTGTTCACCTAACTTTGAATTACCGGATTTGAATGACCATGCAATGAAGGACGAATATCCCCCTGTCCTGTCTTGGGATTCCCTCAATGCCAATAGATGATCGACAATATTTTCGATCGTTTCAACATGCCCATACATCATGGTCGCTGTGGTTTTATATCCGATTTTATGCGCGATCTCCATTATTTCGATCCACCGGTCTGCACTGCATTTTCTCGGGCTTATTTGTTTTCGGACACTTGAAACTAAGATCTCCGCACCACCGCCAGGCATAGTGTGAATACCTTCATCCCAAATGGATTTTAAAATATATTCAGCCGATCTCCCTTCGAGCTTTCCCAAATAATCTATTTCTGACGGGCTTAATGGATGGATATGGATATTCGGAGATCTTTCTCTTATTGTCCTGATAAAAGATAATATTTGATCAAATTTTATTTTTGGATTCAATCCGCCCTGCAATAATACGGTCGAAGCTCCTTTTTCCTCCGCGACCTTTACTCGATCGGCAAGTTCACCAGGGGCCATCGTATAAGCATCTTTCTCGCCGGCTCTTTTATGGAAGGCGCAAAAACTGCACTCAACCGTACAGACATTCGTATAATTTAGATTTGTATCCATTACATATGTAACAAGTCGGCCCGGATGGCGCTTCATTCTTTCTTCATGCCCCATCCTCATAATCTCGCCTAGTGGGAGATCTTTTAACAAGCTTATACATTCAGCTTTTCTACGCGTAGGAGGGGCTTTAGCCCCGAACGACCCTAAAGGGCCTTCTACGCGGATACCAGAATCTCTCCACTTCTTAAATTGATCATCCACTTCTTTAATTTTATTCATAAAGAAATCTTGGCCTTTAAGATCGGCTTCTGTCAATTTTCTTCTCATGCCTTTCAGATATTGGACCATTTCTTTTTTTTTGATATTCAATCGACGAGCTTCAATTCCTGCCGAATTAAGGATCAATTCATCGTCTCGCAGATCGAGCTCTTTAAGCCAATTTGTAAGAGCATTTTTTTCGGGCCGCGAGGCGTCTGATCTTACGATCCATCTTGAAAAGACGAATGGAAGACCAAATGCATTATGCCAGAGAGTAACCAGATCGTAATGTTTTGAATAATTTTCTTTATCTCTAAAAGTCAGTGCTTCATCACCTATTATCAAGACCGCATCGGCTTCGTTAATATTTTTGGTGACCTGCGGCAAATTAGAATAACAACGCGCAGCAGAGGCTTTAGCCTCTGTGCATAGCACCCCTAAAGGGGTGCCTACGCGATTTGGGGTGCCTACGCGATTTGGGGTGCCTAGCCGATTTATTAATAGAACAAAAAGAAGTTGAATAGATGTAGCCGATTGCCCTGTTAAATAGATCTTGGAACTTTTGTTTAACTCTTCAAATTTAATATTTGAATAAAACATTACTGACCCGACTTTTTCACTGGCCGCAACACCGTATGTTCCCAAATATTCAAACTTAACCGTTAAGCCTGGCATTGCCCCGATAGGTACTGGAGCTGATACAACAATGTTATTTTCAAATGCTTTTGCTGCTTCAAATGGATTTTGATATAGAAAATTGAATCCCTCGGGGCATCCAAGTTCTCTTACAGGCGATAGATTTGCGTAATGATAGATAGATATATTATTGTTCATTGAAATTCCCGTCTCGCTCAGCAGGGATAAATCCCCCGAATTTTATAATATCGATCATCATGTTTCGGCTAAGAGATTCAGGGCTTGATGCAAGGCCCGAATGCGCAATCCTCTCTTTCCCTAATGTCCCATCAAGATCATC
This window encodes:
- a CDS encoding ubiquinone/menaquinone biosynthesis methyltransferase, translating into MNNHNKALMRPASNISMFDKISKRYDLLNKLLSFGRDKYWREQAVDLLRIKDGGSYVDAGCGTADLSIEIAGRFKNKSGKVLGVDHSMNMLVIGKSKIADAKLSSLVTLVHGDALTLPNGSGSVDGVISGFVIRNIDDRIGALKEWFRVLKPGGRVVILELSKPDNVFFLLGYLLLTKLLVPFLGLFLSKHQPYKYLIDSIDAFPSPQIFMGMMRDSGFNDVEMGPMTFGVAKTYCGIKPCSACSGHKHNRHRHCFLSTMSKAKGFACIANIYSSAGTCGLKSSDQCASAVE
- a CDS encoding CofH family radical SAM protein, producing the protein MNNNISIYHYANLSPVRELGCPEGFNFLYQNPFEAAKAFENNIVVSAPVPIGAMPGLTVKFEYLGTYGVAASEKVGSVMFYSNIKFEELNKSSKIYLTGQSATSIQLLFVLLINRLGTPNRVGTPNRVGTPLGVLCTEAKASAARCYSNLPQVTKNINEADAVLIIGDEALTFRDKENYSKHYDLVTLWHNAFGLPFVFSRWIVRSDASRPEKNALTNWLKELDLRDDELILNSAGIEARRLNIKKKEMVQYLKGMRRKLTEADLKGQDFFMNKIKEVDDQFKKWRDSGIRVEGPLGSFGAKAPPTRRKAECISLLKDLPLGEIMRMGHEERMKRHPGRLVTYVMDTNLNYTNVCTVECSFCAFHKRAGEKDAYTMAPGELADRVKVAEEKGASTVLLQGGLNPKIKFDQILSFIRTIRERSPNIHIHPLSPSEIDYLGKLEGRSAEYILKSIWDEGIHTMPGGGAEILVSSVRKQISPRKCSADRWIEIMEIAHKIGYKTTATMMYGHVETIENIVDHLLALRESQDRTGGYSSFIAWSFKSGNSKLGEQVKNQAHPAFYVRLVAASRLILDNFDHIQSSWFSESENAGCLGLISGADDFGGVLVEESVLKTAGHERKTTEDRVKTLIRKSGFTPAKRDSNYQIVEVYE